From the Xenopus laevis strain J_2021 chromosome 7L, Xenopus_laevis_v10.1, whole genome shotgun sequence genome, the window CGACTGTTATCCTCATGAATAAAAAATGGACTATGAATTCTGTCCTTTACCAAGACTATGCATGAATGAATAATCTTCCTTCTTTCTATTCATAACTGcttcacttaggggcatatttatcaagggtcgaattttgaattgaaaaaccttcgaaattcaaattcaaaaagacaaaccaaaattaagtccaagtttttttttttggtcgaataggtccattttcaattgaTTCCAAactggttctaggaggtcccccataggctaaaacagcaattcagcaggttttagatggcgactggtcaaactcgaatttttaaagagacagtacatgataaattcgatattcaaattttccatttttttcaaatttgaatcgaatttggactattccctagtcgaagtacacaaaaatacctcaaaattcgatttttcttttttcattcaaaaactcacctcgacctttgataaatctgcccctaactgtgtatgaacagaaataaataataccAAACACTAAAGTAATGTATATTTTGTGTACCTTTCTCAATATATGTGCTAACTTTTCCAGAAGTATCAAGGTAATGGGTTTCCTTGCATATCTCAGACTAAGTCCTTTTGCCAGGTTTTAAAAGGAATACtatcatgattttaatggtatcCTTTTTAATACTGTATTACCTTGTGTGCCCTGCAAATAACATTCTACCACTACAAATTTTTACTGTCTATTCATTATGCATGATCCTGTGTTTACAGAAACAGCCAGTACAGCATCAGGTAAGACCTTTCTAGATAGCTGCTTTCACAGTTATTTAATTAACCACTAGAACATGGACCCATTTTCAGCGGTGCAGATGATTTCTGAGCTAATTTTGACATGTAGGATGCTGAAATCTACTCCTGCCTTGAAGCTTTTTTggaaggggacccatcaccctttactgtactgtatttgGAGTGCCAGTGCCTTCTGCCTCCCACCACATAATTACACAAAATGTCTAAGTAATTTCCATACTGAAGGGGAGTTTGTAGTTATATTATTTATCACATTAACAATCCCCAAGCTTTTGCAGTAAAGTTCTAGTGGCATAATTTTCTTCCCCAAAGGACtacaattacagaaaataaaagtaGCAACTCTACCCGTTATTATGACCATTCAGGTACTCAAACCAAAACTGCAACATTGCCTTGGTGCCCTCAAATGCAATTAGTATTTTTTGTAGCCTTTGGAATTTGTATGTACCATTAGGGAGTTTTGACTCCCGCTGTTATTGctgcaattattttattaaacacactTCTAAATGGGATTATTCTAGTAGCAAAACATAAATGACCAAAAAACCATTGCACATATTTCAACAAATCTTTGTATCTCACAAacatatttgaatacatttttccagtttaaaTTCCATATTAGTTGTATTGAAATTCAGTTTcattagggctgaactccacagagCAATGTGGTGCATGTGACGCACTGCAAGAAAACGGCAACCAGTCAAAGGCTCCGAAAAACATGCAGGCAGTTGGGGGACAagtgtaattccaatatttaaaaaggggttgtgatctcagcctggcaattatataaCCAAAAGTTTGACTTCTGTgatgggcaagttatttgaaggctcgttaatggatcacattcaaaattaatttatggAGAATGGACTTATgggcagtaatcagcatggctttatgaaggataagtcaTGTTAAACAAATTTGATATGCTTTTTATGGTGAGTGTCATGATGGAACAGTAATTTCCAGCATAGAAAGGGTTAGGTTTTCCACTTTCTCCCAATTCAATGAGCCTTCTTCTAGAATCCACATTGTGAGGAAACCTCACAGTAGGGGGTAATTCACAAATACCCACTAAATGTCATAAGGACAGGCTGTCTGGCTAGGGGACTGATAACACAATTATCATACCTGTGCTATAGTGGAGTGGTCTTGTCTCAAAGCAGATTTAaaggtaatattgttttatgctCATAACTTAAATACAATCTAATACAGATATAAATCATAGCACCCATTACTTTCCTTATAGCTAGGACTTCTTGAGGAGTCCAAACACGCCCACATTATTATGATCCCTCCCAGTGTTGCCCGATATTCTGATAATGCCAGAATAATGTGTATTGGTCTTGGGGTGTTTGGTCTCTATGAAAAGAGAATTCATTTTCCTACCTGGTActcatattttcataattttgctATACAACCACAAATAGTTTAGGCTGGTTGAAAGATCTATGTATCCAGAATAGCCAGTTGTAAATTGGTGACCCGCCCTCACCTATCTCATTGGATGGGGGCGTGACCTTTCACTTCCCAATCTGGATATCAAGGGTCCAGACAACTGGGAAGATGTATACCTTTGGGGACCAAGCTGCTTGGGAGGTATATGCCGTTATTCTTCCGTTCCCCCGGAACAGGACTCATATAAGATCCTTCTGTAGGTGATGTATGTAGGTTTCtgcatttttatccttttttattttataactgtttGCTGCTTTGTATGTTATTGGTAAGTGTAtcgtatctttttatattttatgcactgtCCACTTTGGACTattaaatctacaatttaaaAGAGTTTGTCTTTGCTGCTCTAAATGAACCTTTGACCTGAAGAGAAGTGTGTATGTCCAATGTATGCTAACCCCTCTTGCTAGTTAGACGGGACATTGTGCATGTTTTATCCTTTATCTGCGGGTGTGGGAGTTTTGTGTTGACTGTTGATTGCCTTAACCTGTCTGCTGGAGTGAATGTCATAGTGCTTAGCTAGAAAGCATAGTGGGATAAGCCTCTAGTAAGTGTCAGAGTGTCAAGAGTCGGGTGCTTGCGGCCCTTAAGCGCGGTGGTGGCAGCTTTGAAGTTTTGGCATGTTGGGACTGTTTGGGTGTGACTGCGTGTGAGTTCTGCACAGGTTAGCGAGGAACTGCGTGGGCCTTTACAGTTGCATGCTGTGTCACGTGAGTCTGTGGGGGCGTGCGTGACAATTGGTGGCAAAAAAGCGGtgggatatttttatttttagagcattagtgcttggGTTATCTAATTAACCCTTACACTAAAGGATTGCATCCTTGCGAGGATAACCAGTCCTCAAAGATAAAACTCAGTGCatattttacttttgaaaaaCATACAAGCAAACAGTTTCCCCTTTCcccatttttcttttctatcttttattttgctAGTGTTGAGTAATATGGCAACCTCTTACAAAAGACAGAGCAAGGAAGCTCTTGTCGACCTCTGTGAGCAGAGAGGTATTGATACGTTGTCTAAATCGAAGGAAATGCTAATTTGTGCATTGCTGGAGGATGATCAGGAACAGCAGAACCACACACCTGAGTTGGGGAACTCTATGGCTCGAGCTACCCCAGAGATGAACTCTGTCCCTGGATCCTTCTCGGGTGATGATACCCGCAGCAAAGCAGTACAGGGAGACAGGAATTCTGCCCTGCAACAAGCTCTAGAATTATTGGGCTCAGATGACCCCCAACTGCGTCTCCAGCTGATCCTCCAATATCAGCAGGCGGAAGCAGCAGAGAGAACAGCAGAAAGGGAAGCAGCGGAGAGGACATCAGAGAGGCAACTCCAACTGGAATTAGCCAAACTCCAACAGCAGCCGCTATCCACACAGTCCAGTGAGCCCAGGGAAGTTCCTTTTGTTCTACAGCCCTCTGCCAAGTTCCCTGTCATGGATAAGGACAGTGACTTGGATacttttttgcaaagttttgaaAAGACTTGCAGGCAATATCAATTGCCCCGGGAGCAGTGGGCCAGACATTTAACACCTGGATTAAAAGGCAAAGCTCTAGCTGCCTTTGTGGAACTTCCACCTGAGCTAGATGGAAACTATGATGAACTAAAAAAGGctctcattaaaaaatataatctcACACCAGAGGTATACCGGCGAAAGTTTAGGGCATTGCATAAAGGGCCCATGGACAGTTACTCTGATGCAGTGAGCAATCTCAGGACTACCTTTCGTCAGTGGATTAAGGGGCTTTCCATTGAAACCTTAGCTGATCTAGAAGATTTGATGGTGAAGGATCAGTTCCTACACATTTGCCCTGCAGAGGTGCGACAATTTGTAGTAGATAGAGAGCCTAAAACAGCAGACAAGGCTGCAGAGATCGCCGATACCTATGCTGCTAGCAGAGTTCCCGACAGCCGCAAATCATCTTTCCATAGCTGGAAACCCAGGAAAGCAGATGTTAACCTGTCTATGCCCCCAAGTCTTTCAGCACAGCATGCCAGGTCCAGTGAAAGTTCTTCTTTAGGTGGGTCTAGTGCCAACGTGGATCATGGAGATACCCGCAGATGCTTTTCCTGCCACCAGGTGGGCCATGTGAGGTCCGCCTGCCCGGAACAAAAGGGAGCCACCACACCTGTCCAACCTGTGGTAATGTTTGTGTCTGGTAAGGCTGAAAATTTATCTCATCACATGCAGCCTGTGATTGTGGGTAACAAAGTGACTCAGGGACTAAGGGACTCAGGGTCTAATTTTTCTCTTGTGCGTCCAGAGATTATTAACACTGGGGACATTATTCCTGGGAAGACTTTGTCTGTGAAGGGAGTGGGTGGAAGCCACCCAAAGGTGCCTGTGGCAAAGGTTCACTTGGATTGGGGTGTGGGAAGAGGTCTAAGGGAAGTGGGGGTTTCCAATGAAATTCCGGTTGATGTATTGCTGGGGAATGATTTGGGAAGTATGCTCTCTGCTTTTGTGCCCAATGACCAGGTCTCACTAGGTCCAGCCGCGCTGGAGTGTGGCCACACGCCTCAATCCGTAACTGCCACCTGTAAAGTAAAGCAAAGTAGCTGGGAGGGAGGACTGGGAGACAGACAAT encodes:
- the MGC79993 gene encoding uncharacterized protein LOC779121, yielding MATSYKRQSKEALVDLCEQRGIDTLSKSKEMLICALLEDDQEQQNHTPELGNSMARATPEMNSVPGSFSGDDTRSKAVQGDRNSALQQALELLGSDDPQLRLQLILQYQQAEAAERTAEREAAERTSERQLQLELAKLQQQPLSTQSSEPREVPFVLQPSAKFPVMDKDSDLDTFLQSFEKTCRQYQLPREQWARHLTPGLKGKALAAFVELPPELDGNYDELKKALIKKYNLTPEVYRRKFRALHKGPMDSYSDAVSNLRTTFRQWIKGLSIETLADLEDLMVKDQFLHICPAEVRQFVVDREPKTADKAAEIADTYAASRVPDSRKSSFHSWKPRKADVNLSMPPSLSAQHARSSESSSLGGSSANVDHGDTRRCFSCHQVGHVRSACPEQKGATTPVQPVVMFVSGKAENLSHHMQPVIVGNKVTQGLRDSGSNFSLVRPEIINTGDIIPGKTLSVKGVGGSHPKVPVAKVHLDWGVGRGLREVGVSNEIPVDVLLGNDLGSMLSAFVPNDQVSLGPAALECGHTPQSVTATCKVKQSSWEGGLGDRQLHFPVPEPVVSQGGDRMGEGKERFPLGVSLVQSGSVPAERGFQSGIPDPVPKLPEVLRVSAGVWGTGG